From one Bacteroidales bacterium genomic stretch:
- a CDS encoding OmpA family protein codes for MVLLTCLLLVFSVDGQQPSGTSFKKAKKAFYKAENYFKAGDFPKAISYAQRAVELDDHFTEGYLMLGDLYSELDESLQSAFFYKKASELDPGCYPDARLMAAKAELKEGLYSEAKIDLEIFLDQEGITAEKRLLAENLLERSNFAIQGILHPVPFSPVNLGSGVNSSSDEYINAITLDNSELYLTVGSRTGDGEKKGIKEEDFYLSHGGEEGWGKREPLGPPMNTPDNEGALFISPDGRYLLFSACNQPDGYGSCDLYISFRKDNRWGEPRNLGPVINSAYWETQPCLGSDGRTLFFVSNRPGGLGGSDVWYSIYLPDSQWSKPVNLGETVNTTEDEMAPFIHPDNRTLYFSSRGHVGMGGYDLFLCRKDSPGQWTEPKNLGFPINTLADEVNLIVDASGTTAYVSSAKAGGLGGMDIYKFDLYPEVRPLQVTYMKGKVLDAETLEPVGSGFNLMDLETGLTVIESFSDELTGSFLLSLPTDKDYALNVTAKGYAFHSEHIALRGVKTFGDPLLIDIALKPIKPDQVIVMKNIFFQTGQYLLEKESLAELNTLMLFLNENPGVQIEIRGHTDLVGTEEYNARLSLMRALSVYQYLVENGIHASRLQYNGYGYSIPVASNETEEGRRLNRRTEFRILTNQ; via the coding sequence TTGGTCCTGCTGACCTGTTTACTTCTGGTTTTCAGTGTGGATGGCCAACAACCTTCAGGCACTTCCTTTAAAAAGGCAAAGAAAGCCTTCTATAAGGCTGAAAACTATTTCAAGGCAGGGGATTTTCCTAAAGCTATTTCGTATGCACAACGAGCTGTTGAACTGGATGATCATTTCACCGAAGGATACCTGATGCTGGGAGATCTTTATTCAGAACTGGACGAATCCCTGCAGTCGGCTTTTTTTTACAAAAAAGCTTCTGAACTGGATCCCGGCTGCTACCCCGATGCCAGGTTGATGGCCGCAAAGGCTGAACTGAAGGAAGGACTTTATTCAGAGGCAAAAATTGATTTGGAAATCTTTCTCGATCAGGAAGGCATTACCGCGGAGAAAAGGCTCCTGGCGGAAAACCTGCTGGAGCGGAGCAATTTTGCCATTCAGGGCATACTTCACCCCGTGCCTTTTAGTCCTGTGAATCTTGGATCAGGTGTCAATTCTTCCTCTGATGAATACATCAATGCGATCACACTGGACAACAGTGAATTATATCTGACAGTGGGCTCCCGGACCGGAGACGGAGAGAAAAAAGGGATCAAAGAGGAAGATTTCTATCTTTCACACGGGGGAGAAGAAGGCTGGGGGAAAAGGGAACCGCTGGGTCCGCCCATGAACACACCTGACAATGAAGGTGCCCTGTTCATTTCACCCGACGGCCGGTACCTGCTTTTTTCCGCCTGCAACCAGCCGGACGGTTATGGGAGCTGTGATCTTTACATTTCTTTCCGTAAAGACAATCGCTGGGGTGAGCCACGAAATCTTGGACCTGTCATCAATTCAGCCTACTGGGAAACCCAGCCCTGTCTGGGTTCCGACGGCCGGACCCTTTTTTTCGTGAGCAACCGGCCTGGTGGGCTCGGGGGATCGGATGTGTGGTATTCTATTTATCTTCCTGATTCACAATGGAGTAAGCCTGTAAACCTTGGAGAAACGGTTAATACGACGGAGGATGAAATGGCACCGTTCATTCATCCCGATAACCGGACCCTTTATTTTTCATCCAGAGGCCATGTCGGAATGGGAGGGTATGATTTGTTTTTATGCCGGAAGGACTCACCTGGGCAGTGGACCGAACCAAAAAACCTTGGATTTCCGATCAATACGCTGGCGGATGAAGTGAACCTGATCGTGGATGCCTCCGGCACTACAGCTTATGTTTCATCGGCTAAAGCCGGAGGACTGGGAGGGATGGATATTTATAAATTCGATCTCTATCCCGAGGTCAGACCCCTGCAGGTGACCTATATGAAAGGAAAGGTTCTTGATGCTGAAACCCTGGAACCTGTCGGGTCAGGGTTCAACCTGATGGACCTGGAGACCGGGCTGACGGTCATCGAATCATTTTCAGACGAACTAACGGGATCTTTTTTGCTTTCGCTGCCCACGGATAAGGATTATGCACTGAATGTGACCGCAAAGGGGTACGCATTTCATTCCGAGCATATTGCGCTGCGCGGCGTAAAGACCTTCGGCGATCCATTACTGATTGACATAGCCCTGAAACCCATCAAGCCTGATCAGGTGATCGTGATGAAGAATATCTTTTTTCAAACCGGTCAGTACCTTCTTGAAAAAGAGTCACTGGCCGAGTTGAATACCTTGATGCTCTTCCTGAACGAAAATCCAGGCGTACAGATTGAAATCCGGGGGCATACTGACCTGGTAGGTACGGAAGAATACAATGCACGGCTGTCATTGATGAGAGCACTTTCGGTTTACCAGTACCTGGTTGAAAATGGAATCCATGCCTCCCGTCTGCAATACAATGGCTATGGCTATTCCATCCCGGTTGCCTCCAATGAGACGGAGGAGGGACGCCGTTTGAACAGGCGGACGGAGTTTCGCATCCTGACGAATCAATGA
- the speB gene encoding agmatinase yields the protein MNFADIPDEYASYEQARIVVLPVPFDGTSTWMKGADKGPAAIFEASCNMELYDIETDSQVFEKGIFQARSIDTAEDPKKMVNVVYQKVKHYIRDDKFVVLLGGEHSVTIGSVIAFAENFNELCVLQLDAHTDLRPDYQDSIYNHACVISRVRELCPVIQVGIRSMDISEVPFLVKDNLFLAEHIQSGTDWIEQVVSRLTRNVYITIDLDVFDPSIMPSTGTPEPGGLLWYPVLNLLKRVAERNHIVGFDVVELCPAENNKAPDFLAAKLVYKLLSYKYCLTD from the coding sequence ATGAATTTTGCTGACATTCCTGATGAATACGCCTCATACGAGCAAGCACGGATCGTGGTGCTGCCGGTTCCCTTTGACGGGACAAGTACGTGGATGAAGGGTGCTGACAAAGGACCTGCCGCCATCTTCGAAGCATCGTGCAATATGGAGCTTTATGACATCGAGACTGACAGCCAGGTGTTTGAAAAGGGTATTTTTCAGGCACGGTCCATTGATACGGCCGAGGATCCCAAAAAAATGGTGAATGTAGTTTACCAGAAAGTCAAACATTACATCAGGGATGATAAATTCGTGGTGCTGCTGGGAGGCGAGCATTCGGTAACGATTGGTTCGGTGATCGCCTTTGCCGAGAATTTCAACGAACTCTGTGTCCTTCAGCTGGATGCTCATACGGATCTGCGGCCTGATTACCAGGACAGCATTTACAACCACGCCTGCGTAATTTCGCGCGTCAGGGAACTGTGCCCGGTCATTCAGGTTGGCATCCGAAGCATGGACATCAGTGAAGTACCTTTTCTTGTTAAAGATAACCTGTTTCTTGCAGAGCACATTCAATCGGGAACCGACTGGATCGAACAGGTAGTTTCACGCCTCACCAGAAACGTTTACATTACCATCGACCTTGATGTTTTTGATCCTTCCATCATGCCCTCCACCGGTACTCCTGAACCAGGAGGACTGCTATGGTATCCGGTCCTGAACCTTCTAAAGAGGGTGGCTGAACGAAACCATATCGTCGGTTTTGACGTTGTTGAACTCTGCCCTGCCGAAAACAATAAGGCGCCGGATTTTCTGGCAGCTAAACTTGTCTATAAACTTCTGAGCTATAAATATTGTTTGACAGATTAA
- a CDS encoding deoxyhypusine synthase, whose protein sequence is MKKKELLKETIEHIDFKSFDSTPIIEAMSRMSFSSRDTANAAFIFNRMLADKTCSAWLTLAGSTSAGGCMQVYVDMVKHNMIDCIVATGASIVDMDFFEALGFKHYRGTPFINDHHLRELYIDRIYDTFIDEEELQVCDTTIKKIADALPPRPYSSREFIREMGRYLTEHSVKKDSLVQVAFENNVPIFCPAFSDSSAGFGLALHQWDHPGKHVSIDSVKDFLELTKIKLNAENSGLLMIGGGVPKNFAQDTVVCAEVLGKDVPMHQYAIQITVADARDGACSSSTLKEASSWGKVETVYEQMVYAEATTVLPLIASYVYHRGEWKKRPKREWTKMLDEA, encoded by the coding sequence ATGAAGAAAAAAGAACTGTTAAAAGAGACTATTGAACACATCGATTTCAAATCGTTTGACTCCACACCCATCATTGAAGCCATGTCCAGGATGTCATTTTCGTCGAGGGATACGGCCAATGCAGCGTTCATTTTCAACCGTATGCTTGCCGACAAAACCTGTTCGGCATGGCTGACCCTGGCCGGCAGCACCAGTGCAGGGGGATGCATGCAGGTGTACGTTGATATGGTGAAACACAATATGATCGATTGCATTGTGGCGACAGGAGCGTCGATTGTGGATATGGACTTTTTTGAGGCGCTTGGTTTCAAGCATTACAGGGGAACCCCGTTCATCAATGACCACCATCTCAGGGAGCTTTACATCGACCGCATCTATGACACCTTCATTGATGAAGAGGAGCTTCAGGTGTGCGATACGACGATCAAAAAGATCGCTGACGCACTGCCTCCCCGTCCGTATTCTTCACGGGAATTCATCCGTGAGATGGGCCGCTACCTGACCGAACATTCCGTGAAAAAGGATTCACTGGTGCAGGTTGCGTTTGAAAACAACGTCCCGATCTTTTGCCCTGCATTCAGCGACAGCAGCGCCGGATTCGGGCTGGCCCTGCATCAATGGGATCACCCCGGAAAACATGTTTCCATTGATTCGGTGAAGGATTTCCTGGAATTGACGAAGATAAAGCTGAATGCCGAAAACAGCGGCCTCCTGATGATTGGCGGCGGCGTACCCAAGAATTTTGCACAGGACACGGTCGTGTGCGCTGAAGTGCTGGGAAAGGATGTGCCCATGCATCAATATGCCATTCAGATCACCGTAGCAGACGCACGTGACGGTGCCTGTTCCAGCTCTACGTTGAAGGAAGCTTCCTCCTGGGGTAAGGTGGAAACAGTTTATGAACAAATGGTCTATGCTGAGGCAACGACGGTACTTCCCCTGATTGCCAGCTATGTGTATCACAGGGGTGAATGGAAGAAGCGCCCCAAAAGGGAATGGACAAAGATGCTGGATGAGGCCTGA
- the thrS gene encoding threonine--tRNA ligase, which translates to MDNSIKITFPDQSVGSFPAGITGLEIARGISEGLARNVLSVNVNGEVIDATRPITCDAHIQLLTWNDDEGKATMWHSSAHLMAEAIESLYPGVKFGIGPDIENGFYYDIDFCDYAISENDFRKIEEKMLALAREKQVFVRKEVSKEEALAYFTAKDDPYKLELIQDLQDAQITFYSSGNFVDLCRGPHLPDTSPIKAIKLLSIAGAYWRGDVKRKQLTRIYGITFPKQKELDDYLAMIEEAKKRDHRRIGREMELFTFSEAVGAGLPLWLPRGAQLRERLESFLKKLQKEAGYVQVLTPHIGNVNLYKMSGHFDKYGKDSFQPISTPEEGEQFFLKPMNCPHHCEIYRDKPKSYKDLPLRMAEFGTVYRYEQHGELHGLTRVRGFTQDDAHIFCTPDQLKEEFIGVIDIVMKIFKALDFKEYITQISLRDQKNKEKYIGTDENWEKAERAIQEVAVEKGLPNTVVVYGEAAFYGPKMDFMVKDALGRKWQLGTIQVDYNLPDRFELEYIGNDNQRHRPIMIHRAPFGSMERFVAVLIEHTAGKFPIWLAPDQAIILPISEKYQDYSKKVLKLLNNYEIRGRIDERNEKIGKKIRDAELAKIPYMIVVGEKEAEQELLAVRKQGEGDLGTFTVSQFADLIKNEIQHLLDN; encoded by the coding sequence ATGGACAATTCAATCAAAATAACATTCCCTGATCAGTCTGTAGGATCTTTCCCGGCTGGCATTACCGGCCTGGAGATTGCCCGGGGGATCAGTGAAGGGCTTGCAAGAAATGTACTGTCGGTGAACGTGAATGGTGAGGTCATCGATGCCACACGACCCATAACCTGTGATGCACATATCCAGCTTCTTACCTGGAATGACGATGAGGGTAAGGCAACCATGTGGCATTCTTCCGCACACCTGATGGCCGAAGCGATCGAGAGCCTCTACCCCGGTGTGAAATTCGGGATCGGCCCTGACATCGAAAATGGATTCTATTACGACATTGATTTTTGTGACTACGCAATTTCTGAAAACGATTTCAGGAAGATTGAGGAAAAGATGCTTGCGCTTGCCCGTGAAAAACAGGTATTTGTCAGGAAGGAAGTTTCAAAGGAGGAAGCCCTGGCGTATTTTACGGCCAAGGATGATCCATACAAGCTGGAGTTGATTCAGGACCTTCAGGACGCACAGATCACATTTTACTCATCCGGCAATTTTGTTGATTTATGCAGGGGGCCCCATTTACCGGATACTTCACCGATCAAAGCGATCAAACTTCTCAGCATTGCAGGCGCATACTGGAGGGGAGATGTCAAACGCAAGCAACTGACGCGGATCTATGGGATCACTTTTCCCAAACAGAAAGAGCTGGATGACTATCTGGCCATGATCGAAGAAGCCAAAAAAAGGGACCACCGCCGTATTGGTCGTGAAATGGAACTGTTCACGTTTTCAGAGGCAGTGGGAGCCGGTTTGCCCCTTTGGCTGCCACGGGGCGCCCAACTCAGGGAACGCCTCGAATCCTTCCTGAAAAAACTCCAAAAGGAAGCTGGATACGTCCAGGTACTCACCCCGCATATCGGAAATGTGAACCTTTACAAGATGTCAGGCCATTTCGACAAATATGGCAAAGACTCTTTCCAGCCCATTTCAACACCGGAAGAAGGAGAGCAGTTTTTCCTTAAACCGATGAATTGTCCGCATCATTGCGAGATTTACCGCGACAAGCCCAAATCCTATAAAGATTTACCCTTGCGGATGGCGGAATTTGGGACGGTGTACCGTTACGAACAGCACGGTGAACTGCATGGGCTGACCCGGGTACGGGGATTCACCCAGGATGATGCCCATATCTTCTGTACGCCCGATCAACTGAAGGAAGAATTCATCGGAGTCATCGACATCGTAATGAAAATCTTTAAAGCGCTTGACTTTAAGGAATACATCACGCAGATATCTTTGCGTGACCAGAAGAACAAGGAAAAATACATTGGTACGGATGAGAACTGGGAAAAAGCTGAAAGGGCAATCCAGGAAGTGGCTGTTGAAAAGGGGCTGCCCAATACGGTCGTAGTTTATGGTGAGGCAGCTTTTTACGGACCCAAGATGGATTTCATGGTGAAGGATGCCCTGGGAAGGAAATGGCAGTTGGGAACGATCCAGGTTGATTATAACCTGCCCGACAGGTTTGAACTGGAATACATCGGGAATGACAACCAGCGTCACCGCCCCATCATGATCCACCGTGCACCCTTTGGCTCCATGGAGCGATTCGTAGCCGTCCTGATTGAGCATACGGCCGGGAAATTTCCGATCTGGCTTGCGCCGGATCAGGCTATTATATTGCCTATCAGTGAAAAATACCAGGATTATTCAAAAAAAGTTTTAAAATTGCTGAATAATTACGAAATTCGCGGCCGCATTGACGAAAGGAACGAAAAGATAGGCAAGAAGATCCGTGATGCTGAACTGGCGAAGATTCCCTATATGATTGTCGTGGGCGAGAAAGAAGCGGAACAGGAGTTACTTGCCGTTCGTAAACAGGGAGAAGGCGACCTTGGCACGTTTACTGTCAGTCAGTTTGCTGACCTGATCAAGAATGAAATTCAACACCTTCTTGACAATTGA
- the infC gene encoding translation initiation factor IF-3 yields the protein MYDAGRRYNPARKPKEDKHRINERITSPVVRVVGENIQQGIYGIREALEIAYNLGLDLVEISPTANPPVCKVIDYKKFLYELKKKQKEIKAKSAKVVVKEIRLGPNTDDHDFNFKLKHAIKFLQEGAKVKVDVFFRGRSIVYKDQGELIMLRFADELTEYGKVEKLPLLEGKRMIMIIAPRK from the coding sequence ATGTATGATGCCGGAAGAAGATACAATCCGGCAAGAAAACCGAAGGAAGACAAACATCGGATCAATGAACGCATAACTTCACCCGTGGTGCGGGTGGTAGGTGAAAATATCCAGCAAGGAATTTATGGGATCAGGGAAGCACTCGAGATCGCTTATAACCTCGGTCTTGATCTGGTGGAGATTTCTCCCACTGCCAATCCACCCGTTTGTAAGGTGATTGATTATAAAAAGTTCCTCTATGAATTAAAGAAGAAACAAAAGGAAATCAAAGCCAAGAGCGCGAAAGTGGTTGTGAAGGAGATACGGCTGGGTCCTAACACAGACGATCACGATTTTAACTTCAAGCTCAAGCATGCAATCAAATTCCTCCAGGAAGGGGCTAAAGTAAAAGTGGATGTGTTCTTCAGGGGCAGATCGATTGTCTATAAAGACCAGGGAGAGCTTATTATGCTTCGGTTTGCCGATGAACTGACTGAATACGGGAAGGTTGAAAAACTGCCGCTGCTGGAAGGTAAAAGGATGATCATGATCATAGCACCGAGAAAATAA
- the rpmI gene encoding 50S ribosomal protein L35 encodes MPKMKSKSGAKKRFSLTGTGKIKRKHAYKSHILTKKTTKRKRNLGYAALVDKADVSTVKQMLAS; translated from the coding sequence ATGCCAAAGATGAAAAGCAAGTCCGGAGCCAAAAAACGTTTTTCCTTAACGGGTACCGGCAAAATTAAAAGGAAGCATGCATACAAAAGTCACATTTTGACCAAAAAAACCACCAAAAGGAAACGTAACCTGGGATATGCCGCGCTGGTGGATAAAGCGGATGTGAGCACTGTAAAACAAATGCTTGCCAGCTAA
- the rplT gene encoding 50S ribosomal protein L20: MPRSVNSVASHQRKKKVFSRVKGQFGRRKNVLTVAKNAHDKSLAYAYRDRRNKKRSFRGLWIIRINAGAREHGLSYSALMGLLNEKKIQLNRKVLADLAMNHPDAFKAVVEAARASTI, from the coding sequence ATGCCACGATCAGTCAATTCTGTAGCATCACATCAAAGAAAAAAGAAAGTTTTTTCCCGCGTTAAAGGTCAGTTCGGCAGAAGAAAGAACGTCCTTACCGTCGCAAAGAATGCCCACGACAAAAGCCTGGCGTATGCTTATCGCGACAGGAGAAACAAAAAAAGAAGCTTCAGGGGATTATGGATCATTCGCATCAACGCAGGAGCCAGGGAACATGGCTTATCCTATTCAGCGTTGATGGGACTGCTCAATGAAAAAAAGATCCAGCTGAACAGAAAGGTGCTGGCCGACCTGGCCATGAACCATCCTGATGCATTCAAGGCTGTTGTCGAAGCGGCCAGAGCTTCAACTATTTAA
- a CDS encoding YCF48-related protein, translating into MKKSLSYLLLFFYLTNSQMVYAQKGWQKLSTQVVVDLNDVFFINVMEGWIVGRSGTILHTADGGIHWEVQPTTTSSFLQSVWFQNDSSGWIVGSAGIMLATSDKGENWSLPASPYTMDYADIVFSDAENGWIVGNEGIILHTSNGGQKWQYQYAGVQESILSVSFSDANNGWLAGTYASGWLSHTTNGGTDWADYTQPIEDLTYDVFFINPYRGWVGGEGKLLFTDDVGETWEVRPLPVGTGPVVDIVFVNDTLGWVITEKNLFATTDAGLTWALQLQLDDYNYFKAIYFADPQHGWIVGRKGLVYATTDGGGMGISEMDVSDQLLLYPNPSDGSFTLKLRENLTKGEPFLIEIFSLSGHLVFRDSNPLQEDYQINLGGSSGAAVLRISQGRMTGSRRIIFP; encoded by the coding sequence ATGAAGAAGAGCCTGTCCTATTTACTTTTATTTTTTTATCTTACTAATTCGCAGATGGTTTATGCCCAAAAGGGATGGCAAAAGCTGTCGACACAGGTTGTTGTAGATCTCAATGATGTTTTTTTCATTAATGTTATGGAGGGATGGATCGTTGGCCGGTCGGGCACGATTCTGCACACAGCGGATGGAGGCATTCACTGGGAAGTTCAACCGACAACCACCTCCAGCTTTCTGCAGAGTGTCTGGTTTCAGAATGATTCGTCAGGATGGATTGTTGGCAGCGCCGGGATCATGCTTGCAACATCCGACAAGGGAGAAAACTGGTCACTGCCCGCTTCCCCATACACGATGGATTATGCCGACATTGTGTTCAGTGATGCCGAGAATGGATGGATTGTCGGAAACGAGGGGATCATCCTGCATACATCGAATGGAGGGCAAAAATGGCAGTACCAGTATGCGGGCGTGCAGGAATCGATCCTTTCGGTTTCCTTTTCCGATGCGAACAATGGATGGTTAGCCGGGACGTACGCAAGCGGGTGGTTATCGCACACGACCAATGGCGGTACGGACTGGGCGGACTATACACAACCCATTGAGGATCTGACCTATGATGTTTTCTTTATCAATCCGTACAGGGGATGGGTTGGAGGTGAGGGAAAGCTGCTTTTTACGGATGACGTTGGCGAAACCTGGGAGGTCCGTCCCCTCCCCGTGGGTACCGGTCCGGTAGTGGATATTGTCTTTGTGAATGATACCCTGGGATGGGTCATCACCGAAAAGAACCTCTTTGCCACAACCGACGCGGGTCTTACATGGGCTTTGCAATTACAACTTGACGATTATAACTATTTTAAGGCCATTTACTTCGCTGATCCGCAGCATGGCTGGATCGTTGGCAGAAAGGGACTGGTTTATGCTACAACAGATGGCGGAGGGATGGGCATCAGCGAAATGGATGTTTCCGATCAGTTGCTTCTATATCCAAATCCATCGGATGGAAGCTTTACGCTGAAGTTACGGGAAAATCTAACCAAAGGTGAACCTTTTCTGATCGAAATTTTCAGCCTTTCCGGTCATCTTGTTTTCAGGGACAGCAATCCCCTGCAGGAAGATTATCAAATCAACCTGGGAGGGAGTTCCGGCGCAGCTGTTCTGAGGATCTCCCAGGGCCGGATGACAGGAAGCCGACGGATTATTTTTCCTTAA
- a CDS encoding thioredoxin-like domain-containing protein: protein MKNNFFIWGIILLWQVNSHTALGQEKYHIAFSVKNLPDSVCYLVRYTGDKTYLVDTALVKEHAFAFEGDADLERGMYMLAGQAKNKYIDFIVNDASRFRIETDTVDWIGNIRVRGSEENQLFFDYISYLQNKRKLVDSLNRLHSADSMNDPMKTTVEAQIKSIDSEVYRYQKELVDLHRGTFFAAFLLASLEPDELNALKQNPLSAEKEKLFRDYKDHYWDHFNLTDERLLHSPLFHPRMERYMDDLVFPAPDSIAQEIDSILSRTSTNKAVYEYLIWYFTLKYERSKIMGHDAVFVHMANRYFKTGKADFMNETVRQNIIKRSNILEPLLIGKAAPLMILLDTSDIPVSLYQIGKAYTIIYFWDSDCSFCRKETPRLKQFYDEKKDSLDLEVYAVCIDTSLVEWKKYIIEHELEWVNVNGYLSLTPDFHDLYDVHSSPVMYLLDREKNIIAKHILTEQIIELLGRKQ from the coding sequence ATGAAGAATAATTTTTTTATTTGGGGAATCATTTTACTGTGGCAGGTGAACAGTCATACTGCTCTTGGTCAGGAAAAATACCATATTGCATTTTCGGTAAAGAATCTGCCTGACAGCGTTTGTTATCTGGTCAGGTACACTGGCGACAAAACCTATCTTGTGGATACGGCCCTGGTAAAAGAGCATGCATTCGCATTTGAGGGGGACGCGGATCTGGAAAGGGGAATGTATATGCTCGCCGGGCAGGCAAAAAACAAGTACATTGATTTCATTGTCAATGATGCCAGCAGGTTTCGTATCGAAACCGACACCGTGGACTGGATCGGAAACATCCGTGTCAGGGGATCGGAAGAGAATCAATTGTTCTTCGACTACATCTCCTATCTCCAAAATAAAAGAAAACTGGTCGACTCACTGAACCGCTTACATTCTGCCGATTCAATGAATGATCCGATGAAAACTACCGTTGAGGCGCAAATCAAATCCATCGACAGCGAGGTGTATCGTTATCAAAAAGAGCTGGTTGACCTGCACAGGGGTACCTTTTTTGCGGCTTTCCTTCTGGCATCGCTGGAACCTGATGAACTGAATGCATTGAAGCAGAACCCCCTGTCCGCCGAAAAAGAAAAATTGTTCCGGGACTATAAGGACCATTACTGGGATCATTTTAACCTTACGGATGAACGACTGCTGCATTCGCCGTTATTCCATCCCCGGATGGAACGTTACATGGATGATCTGGTCTTTCCTGCTCCGGACTCGATAGCGCAGGAGATTGATTCAATTTTGTCACGGACCAGCACGAACAAGGCTGTTTATGAATACCTGATCTGGTACTTCACGCTCAAATACGAACGTTCAAAGATCATGGGCCACGATGCCGTCTTCGTCCACATGGCCAATCGCTATTTCAAGACCGGGAAGGCAGACTTCATGAATGAGACCGTCAGGCAAAACATCATCAAACGTTCCAACATATTGGAGCCATTGCTGATTGGCAAAGCCGCTCCGCTGATGATCCTCCTTGACACCAGTGACATTCCCGTATCACTTTACCAGATCGGGAAAGCCTACACCATCATTTATTTCTGGGACTCAGATTGCAGTTTTTGCCGTAAGGAAACACCCCGTCTGAAACAGTTTTATGATGAAAAGAAGGACTCCCTCGATCTGGAGGTGTATGCCGTTTGTATCGATACATCGTTGGTTGAATGGAAAAAATACATCATTGAGCATGAGTTGGAATGGGTCAACGTCAACGGCTACCTTAGTCTCACACCTGATTTTCATGATCTTTATGATGTTCACAGTTCACCTGTGATGTATTTATTGGACAGGGAAAAAAATATCATTGCCAAACATATTCTTACGGAACAGATCATTGAGCTTCTGGGCCGGAAACAATAA